In Paenibacillus phoenicis, one genomic interval encodes:
- a CDS encoding extracellular solute-binding protein, with protein sequence MSKQTGRFTVKKWTALILAGALAFGLAGCGGGKSADSGSPAPSDTSFFNKEGLPIVNEPVTLKVLTMRWGNMGDTFTQNQWLKDLEKSTNVKIEWQVVSSNDWNEQKSIMLASGTLPDIILGDQTFSDSDIVNNLSYFRPLDEYIDQYMPNLKAAMAETPELKKISTFPDGKIYSLPTRLPSRPKTKNQPVINKAWLDKLGLQVPDTVDDLYNVLKAFKEQDPNGNGKADEIPYTETGLAPDFLNPFGITDINANNMLVKDGKPVFYPTSEEYKEGLKFAHKLYAEGLIDKELFTQDATMTSAKQQNADAPIVGFTNQWTPDAVFGKWSDQYVAIPPIAGPDGKRYNPGNPNGMSFNRNELLITTSCKYPEVAARWADQFYTNEASIQNFWGAIGTVIQKNDDGTYTLMDPPAGTSADAWYWEQSLRDFGPKYVSPSFEKNIVLNPKAGDGLKLEIDKMGSEYVTTPFPNVMYTAEEFQELPTLTTDIDTYVSTMRAQWVTKGGIDEGWDAYVKKLNDMGLEKLMKIRTDAYDRYMSVK encoded by the coding sequence ATGAGCAAACAAACAGGCAGATTCACGGTAAAAAAATGGACCGCGCTGATTCTTGCGGGAGCGCTCGCCTTTGGCCTCGCAGGGTGCGGCGGCGGTAAATCCGCGGATTCCGGAAGTCCGGCGCCAAGCGATACGAGCTTCTTCAATAAAGAGGGGCTGCCGATCGTAAACGAACCCGTTACGCTAAAGGTGTTGACGATGCGCTGGGGGAACATGGGCGATACGTTTACCCAGAATCAGTGGCTGAAGGATTTGGAGAAGAGTACGAATGTCAAAATTGAATGGCAGGTCGTGTCCTCGAACGATTGGAACGAGCAGAAATCGATCATGCTGGCCAGCGGCACGCTGCCGGACATTATATTAGGCGACCAGACTTTTTCCGACTCCGATATCGTGAATAACTTAAGTTACTTCCGTCCGCTGGACGAGTACATTGACCAATACATGCCGAACCTCAAAGCCGCGATGGCCGAGACGCCGGAGCTGAAGAAGATCAGCACGTTCCCGGACGGCAAAATCTATTCCTTGCCGACCCGGCTGCCATCGCGTCCGAAAACGAAAAACCAGCCGGTCATTAACAAGGCTTGGCTCGATAAATTGGGACTCCAAGTGCCGGACACGGTTGATGATCTATACAACGTGTTGAAAGCGTTTAAAGAGCAGGATCCGAACGGCAACGGGAAAGCGGACGAAATTCCGTATACCGAAACCGGGTTGGCCCCGGATTTTCTGAATCCATTTGGCATTACCGACATCAACGCCAATAACATGTTGGTGAAGGATGGCAAACCGGTGTTCTATCCAACCAGCGAGGAGTACAAGGAAGGCTTGAAATTCGCCCATAAGCTGTATGCGGAAGGCCTGATCGACAAAGAGTTGTTCACCCAGGATGCCACGATGACGTCGGCGAAACAGCAGAATGCGGATGCTCCGATCGTCGGATTTACGAACCAGTGGACGCCGGACGCGGTGTTTGGCAAATGGAGTGATCAGTATGTCGCCATTCCGCCTATCGCAGGTCCCGACGGGAAGCGTTACAATCCGGGGAATCCGAACGGCATGAGTTTTAACCGCAACGAGTTGTTGATTACGACGTCCTGCAAATATCCGGAAGTGGCCGCCCGCTGGGCCGACCAGTTCTATACCAACGAAGCGAGCATCCAGAACTTCTGGGGCGCGATTGGCACGGTCATTCAGAAGAATGACGATGGCACCTACACCTTGATGGATCCGCCGGCCGGCACCAGCGCGGACGCATGGTACTGGGAGCAATCGCTGCGGGATTTCGGACCGAAATACGTCAGCCCTTCCTTCGAGAAGAACATCGTGCTTAACCCGAAAGCTGGCGACGGCCTGAAGCTGGAGATTGACAAAATGGGCAGCGAATACGTGACTACGCCATTCCCGAATGTCATGTATACGGCCGAGGAGTTCCAGGAGCTCCCGACCCTGACCACGGACATCGACACTTATGTTTCGACGATGCGCGCCCAGTGGGTAACGAAAGGGGGCATCGACGAAGGCTGGGACGCTTACGTAAAGAAGCTGAACGACATGGGCCTGGAGAAGCTGATGAAAATCCGCACCGACGCCTACGACCGTTACATGAGCGTGAAATAA
- a CDS encoding glycoside hydrolase family 43 protein, which yields MNEEQLKRSGNPLFTGWYADPEARIFQDRYWIYLTYSAPYDEQTFFDAFYSTDLTEWTKVERILTMEDIAWARRALWAPSPIERNGKFYYYFAANDIQSDEELGGIGVAVADRPEGPYRDALGKPLIDRFHFGAQPIDPHVFLDDDGSAYLYYGGWGHCNVAKLTEDMIHLDTFEDGTTFKEITPDHYVEGPCMFKRNGIYYFMWAEGGWTGPDYSVAYAMSDSPVGPFKRVGKILQQDPEIATGAGHHGFLQIPGSDEWYIVYHRRPLSETDANHRVVCIDRMLFEEDGRIQPVQMTHEGVTARPLQRAEG from the coding sequence ATGAACGAAGAGCAGCTCAAGAGATCCGGCAATCCCTTATTTACAGGCTGGTATGCGGACCCGGAAGCGAGGATTTTTCAGGATCGGTATTGGATTTACCTGACGTACTCGGCCCCTTACGATGAACAGACGTTTTTTGATGCTTTCTATTCCACGGATTTGACGGAGTGGACGAAGGTTGAGCGCATCCTGACGATGGAAGATATCGCTTGGGCGCGACGGGCGCTATGGGCTCCGTCGCCGATCGAACGAAACGGAAAGTTCTATTATTATTTTGCTGCGAACGACATTCAAAGTGACGAGGAGCTGGGCGGAATCGGCGTGGCGGTTGCCGATCGGCCGGAGGGTCCGTACCGGGATGCGCTGGGCAAGCCGTTGATTGATCGGTTTCATTTTGGCGCGCAGCCGATTGACCCCCATGTTTTTCTCGATGATGACGGAAGCGCTTACCTGTACTATGGGGGGTGGGGACATTGCAATGTGGCGAAGCTGACCGAGGACATGATTCATCTGGACACGTTCGAGGATGGAACCACGTTCAAGGAGATCACCCCGGATCATTATGTTGAGGGGCCTTGCATGTTCAAACGGAACGGCATTTACTATTTCATGTGGGCCGAGGGGGGCTGGACCGGACCGGATTATTCCGTAGCCTACGCCATGTCCGATTCGCCGGTTGGACCGTTCAAGCGCGTAGGCAAGATTCTGCAGCAGGATCCGGAAATCGCCACCGGCGCCGGTCATCACGGATTTCTGCAAATTCCGGGCAGCGACGAGTGGTACATCGTTTACCACCGCCGGCCGCTCAGTGAAACCGATGCGAATCATCGCGTGGTTTGCATCGATCGCATGTTATTTGAAGAGGACGGGCGAATCCAGCCAGTGCAAATGACCCATGAAGGCGTTACGGCCAGACCGTTGCAGCGGGCGGAAGGATGA